A stretch of the Microcoleus sp. FACHB-672 genome encodes the following:
- a CDS encoding MBL fold metallo-hydrolase: protein MATLQQRRPENIAGDFYVDSTCIDCDTCRWMTPEVFHSAGDQSAVYRQPTDEAERLKAMQALLACPTASIGTVEKPKDIKEAQQSFPIPVTENVYHCGYHAENSYGAASYLIVRPEGNILVDSPRFAPPLVKRIEAMGGIHYLYLTHRDDVADHQKFYEHFGCERILHKDEINAGTRDVEIQLTGLEPVELTPDLLIITVPGHTKGHTVLLYKNKFLFTGDHLAWSAGRKHLIAFRDACWYSWPELLQSMRRLTEYEFEWVLPGHGRRFYADKEAMQEQMHNCISWMERQ, encoded by the coding sequence ATGGCAACTCTCCAACAGCGCCGGCCTGAAAATATCGCTGGTGACTTTTATGTGGATAGTACCTGTATTGATTGCGATACGTGCCGGTGGATGACTCCGGAGGTGTTTCACAGTGCCGGTGATCAGTCAGCAGTTTATCGCCAACCCACTGACGAAGCCGAAAGATTGAAAGCGATGCAAGCGCTTTTGGCTTGTCCAACCGCTTCTATTGGCACGGTTGAGAAGCCAAAAGATATTAAAGAAGCACAGCAAAGTTTTCCCATCCCAGTTACAGAAAATGTTTACCATTGCGGCTACCATGCTGAAAATTCTTATGGTGCTGCAAGTTACTTGATTGTGCGACCGGAAGGCAATATTTTAGTAGATTCTCCTCGTTTTGCCCCGCCGTTAGTCAAGCGCATAGAAGCAATGGGAGGAATTCATTATTTGTATCTCACTCATCGAGATGATGTAGCGGATCATCAGAAGTTTTACGAACATTTTGGCTGTGAGCGCATTTTACATAAAGATGAAATCAATGCCGGCACTCGTGATGTAGAAATTCAATTGACTGGATTGGAGCCGGTGGAATTAACACCCGATTTGTTAATTATTACCGTTCCAGGTCACACGAAAGGTCACACAGTTTTACTCTACAAAAACAAGTTTCTCTTTACCGGCGATCATCTTGCTTGGTCTGCGGGACGCAAACATCTGATTGCTTTCCGCGATGCTTGTTGGTATTCGTGGCCAGAATTGCTTCAGTCAATGCGCCGGCTGACTGAGTATGAGTTTGAATGGGTGCTTCCCGGTCATGGTCGGCGATTTTATGCGGATAAAGAGGCAATGCAGGAACAGATGCACAATTGTATTAGCTGGATGGAAAGGCAATAA
- a CDS encoding response regulator: protein MSNNQPRILLVDDEPNNLYLLEELLQSEGYTTLLAESGLKALELAKTSLPAMILLDVMMPDMDGFELCRRLREDVNLQTVPVIFLTALDDDDSRLRGLEMMGDDYITKPVKSTLLLKKIASVLHLNQMRMQQSQIQIGQQMKEKSQRNMAAAWQINQALTEKFRLFVPEQFLQRIAPRGVESIELGNAKEEELSIVFCDIRGFTAIAESQQAIDTFNWLNAFFTQMNQAISSHFGFIDKFLGDAIMAVFDRPGQHAQDALNAAVMMRQNLREFNASRDLFNLKEPVNIGIGLHTGRGLIGTLGADSRMDSTVIGDVVNTASRLEDLTKVYGCQVIVSDAAIAQLNQPEFFHLRWIDRVAPRGKQQAINIYEVLGTQTYPLDEAKILSLPAFEMGIQSWQQGNFPLALSSFQDIVNKNRIDSVAALYIRRCESRLTSLPPDFEQSGPAWDGVPVG from the coding sequence ATGTCAAATAACCAGCCCCGTATTCTGCTTGTTGATGATGAGCCTAACAATTTGTATTTATTAGAAGAACTGCTGCAATCAGAAGGGTATACCACCCTTTTGGCAGAATCAGGACTCAAAGCGCTAGAACTGGCAAAGACCTCTTTACCGGCAATGATTTTGCTGGATGTGATGATGCCGGATATGGATGGGTTTGAGCTGTGCCGGCGTTTGCGCGAAGATGTGAACTTACAAACGGTGCCGGTGATTTTTTTAACCGCTCTTGATGATGACGATTCTCGCCTGAGAGGATTGGAGATGATGGGAGATGACTATATCACCAAGCCGGTTAAAAGCACGTTGCTGTTAAAAAAGATTGCGAGTGTATTGCACCTAAACCAGATGCGAATGCAGCAATCGCAAATTCAAATCGGGCAGCAAATGAAGGAAAAAAGTCAACGAAATATGGCAGCCGCTTGGCAAATCAATCAAGCGCTTACGGAAAAATTTCGGTTGTTTGTGCCCGAACAATTTCTCCAGCGTATTGCGCCGCGTGGTGTGGAATCGATTGAGTTGGGAAATGCGAAGGAGGAAGAATTATCGATTGTATTTTGTGATATACGTGGGTTTACGGCTATTGCAGAATCCCAACAAGCGATTGATACGTTTAACTGGTTAAATGCGTTTTTTACGCAGATGAATCAAGCCATTTCATCCCATTTTGGCTTTATTGATAAGTTTTTGGGCGATGCGATTATGGCGGTCTTTGACCGGCCAGGACAGCACGCGCAAGATGCTTTGAATGCGGCAGTTATGATGCGGCAAAACCTGCGCGAATTTAATGCAAGCCGTGATTTATTTAATTTAAAAGAGCCGGTAAATATTGGGATTGGGCTACACACCGGCAGGGGTTTGATCGGCACACTTGGGGCGGATTCTCGTATGGATTCAACCGTGATCGGTGATGTAGTGAATACGGCGTCTCGGTTGGAAGATTTGACAAAGGTTTACGGATGCCAGGTGATTGTCAGTGATGCGGCGATCGCTCAGTTAAATCAACCGGAGTTTTTTCATTTACGCTGGATTGATCGAGTCGCGCCGCGTGGGAAGCAGCAAGCGATTAATATCTACGAAGTATTGGGTACGCAAACCTATCCCCTTGACGAGGCGAAGATCCTGTCACTGCCGGCATTTGAGATGGGAATTCAATCATGGCAGCAGGGAAACTTCCCACTCGCTCTATCATCTTTTCAAGATATTGTTAATAAAAATAGGATAGATAGCGTTGCGGCGCTTTACATTCGACGCTGCGAGTCTCGCTTAACTTCACTACCGCCAGATTTCGAGCAAAGTGGGCCGGCTTGGGATGGAGTGCCGGTGGGGTAA
- a CDS encoding response regulator, with product MNQEQIERRLQRLKEERELILNQVDNAIALFDQSDHLILFNRKLAEIWGMSPEWLQEQPHCDVVFAKVVEQRYWSTEQVEQLREALAQTETESVSLYLEQANGICLEVYTTMTSDGGRLFTFRDVTGYRRSQDSLNAEVRRLTFILGLTERLQASVELREIGQFALSYLVQAMNAAFGDVKVITGVGVDRYAGILTNQISTEFIATYGAPAVAEMEAVLAQGIPYGQGLVWDVVETGKPLFVDDYQNHPKAVPAFRHPGIGQLGIFPIPSTTGKIIGLLTLESRNLQKLQEAPQQDMLLAACRTLGVAIERAEAQAHLQQINKDLERASQLKSEFLAAMSHELRTPLNSILGFADLLHRQTGGPLTDRQVTHVKAIEKSGQHLLQLITDILDLSKIEAGKAELNLEPVSIPELCGQCLKMIQPRAQAKGLALSLELNYQVSGVMLDERRVRQMLINLLSNAVKFTPEGGHVKLTGRLAYGTQLAQDVRPDTSPVHPMTPYLCLEVSDSGIGVPQEKWHLLFRPFQQVDSSLTRRHEGTGLGLALTKRLAELHGGTVSFQSIAGEGSTFRVWLPVTEPRREVPVAHDQLARLSRSSAPTSFDGSATAVSVKRVLVVEDQPSNQILIAEFLESEGYMVELICDGSAMLEAIHSPLVTVASLPDLILMDIQLPDVEGFELIRQLKAHALWQRVPVIAVTAMAMPGDRERCLQAGADGYLSKPLNLDRVFSTVRSFAGST from the coding sequence ATGAATCAAGAACAGATTGAGAGGCGGTTGCAGCGGTTAAAGGAGGAGCGAGAACTCATCCTTAACCAAGTCGATAATGCGATTGCGCTGTTTGACCAATCCGATCACTTAATTTTGTTTAATCGGAAACTCGCTGAAATTTGGGGGATGTCGCCTGAGTGGCTTCAAGAGCAGCCTCATTGTGACGTCGTTTTTGCCAAGGTAGTAGAACAGCGCTATTGGTCAACTGAGCAGGTGGAACAGCTCAGGGAAGCCCTTGCACAAACAGAAACCGAGAGTGTTTCCCTCTATCTGGAGCAGGCAAATGGCATCTGCTTGGAGGTATATACCACCATGACTTCAGATGGGGGCCGGCTATTTACCTTTCGGGATGTCACCGGCTATCGCAGATCCCAAGACAGTTTGAACGCCGAAGTCAGACGTCTGACATTTATACTCGGTTTGACGGAACGGCTACAAGCATCTGTGGAACTGCGGGAAATTGGCCAGTTTGCCCTGAGCTACCTCGTACAGGCGATGAATGCTGCCTTTGGGGATGTGAAAGTGATCACCGGCGTCGGAGTTGATCGTTACGCCGGCATCCTCACCAATCAAATTTCCACTGAGTTTATTGCCACTTATGGTGCGCCGGCAGTGGCTGAGATGGAGGCGGTGCTGGCGCAAGGTATTCCCTACGGGCAAGGATTGGTTTGGGACGTTGTAGAAACCGGCAAACCCCTATTTGTGGATGACTATCAAAACCACCCAAAGGCAGTGCCGGCATTTCGCCATCCCGGTATTGGGCAGTTGGGCATCTTTCCCATTCCCTCCACCACCGGCAAAATTATTGGGTTGCTCACCTTAGAATCGCGCAATCTGCAAAAACTACAGGAAGCACCGCAACAGGATATGCTCCTCGCCGCCTGTCGTACCTTGGGTGTGGCGATCGAACGCGCTGAAGCCCAAGCGCACTTACAGCAGATTAATAAAGATTTAGAGCGGGCATCCCAGCTAAAATCTGAGTTTCTGGCGGCCATGTCTCACGAACTGCGGACGCCCCTCAACAGCATTCTAGGCTTCGCAGATTTGCTACACCGGCAAACAGGTGGCCCATTGACTGATAGACAAGTCACTCATGTCAAGGCAATTGAAAAAAGCGGCCAGCATTTGTTGCAATTGATTACCGATATTCTGGATCTCTCTAAAATTGAAGCCGGCAAAGCTGAGCTAAATTTAGAGCCGGTTTCAATTCCAGAATTGTGCGGGCAGTGTTTGAAAATGATTCAACCCCGCGCCCAAGCCAAAGGGTTAGCGCTGAGTCTGGAATTAAATTACCAAGTCAGTGGTGTCATGCTCGATGAGCGCAGAGTTCGGCAGATGCTGATTAACTTGCTGTCAAATGCCGTTAAATTCACCCCAGAGGGAGGACACGTTAAGCTGACTGGGCGTTTAGCTTACGGCACTCAATTGGCGCAAGATGTTCGCCCCGATACAAGTCCGGTACACCCGATGACGCCGTACCTATGTTTGGAGGTGAGTGACTCTGGGATCGGGGTGCCCCAGGAAAAGTGGCACTTGCTGTTTCGCCCGTTTCAGCAGGTAGATTCTTCCCTGACACGCCGGCATGAAGGCACGGGTTTGGGATTAGCGCTGACAAAGCGACTGGCGGAACTGCATGGGGGGACGGTGTCGTTCCAATCAATTGCCGGCGAGGGTAGTACGTTTCGAGTTTGGCTGCCGGTGACGGAACCGCGTCGGGAGGTGCCGGTTGCTCATGATCAGCTTGCTCGATTAAGCCGTTCTAGCGCACCTACCAGTTTCGATGGAAGTGCAACGGCTGTTAGTGTCAAGCGTGTTTTGGTTGTAGAAGATCAACCGTCTAACCAAATTTTGATCGCGGAGTTTTTGGAGTCTGAGGGGTACATGGTTGAGCTAATTTGCGATGGTTCTGCCATGTTGGAGGCGATTCACTCGCCTTTAGTGACAGTGGCTTCACTGCCCGATTTGATTTTGATGGATATTCAGCTGCCTGATGTAGAGGGGTTTGAATTGATCCGGCAGCTAAAAGCTCATGCACTTTGGCAACGGGTGCCGGTGATTGCGGTGACGGCGATGGCGATGCCGGGAGATCGTGAGCGATGTCTTCAAGCCGGTGCGGATGGCTATTTAAGCAAGCCGCTTAATCTTGATCGCGTGTTTTCAACAGTGCGTTCTTTCGCCGGCTCCACTTAA
- a CDS encoding EAL domain-containing protein, with product MPGQENLLHQITNRIRQSLELPEILNTAVQEIGCYLEVDRVKIYKFDADGSGAVIAESIQEQHLPSLLGLHFPADDIPPQAREMFLKARQRVIIDVTAQRKILNQLDCAETGENLSVEDTRYAPVDECHVQYLLAMGVLASLTVPIVYQNRLWGLLAIHHAEPRRFSDRELQIVQLLVDQISIAIAQSNLVIQVQQQAHHEAMINRVSSLLHCPLNQAEIRQMVLEETVKALQGSGGRLHIVVEPAAQPSQIYTYGEQPTVPFIEETTAWKELIGWQETPATHSPTHEEIALAWQQAGKSLIALDLNSPSSPTFSTNGVPSPQILTTFSGDIQGQSLAFAFESTPIRSILIIPLQYRHQCVGCLSIFRNAYDTEVMWAGRYNRDERNLHPRNSFEAWRELKTEQSPEWTADEIKLAQSIGIHLYMALMQKRVESMLRHQASHDRLTKLPNRLLFDEQLSLALANAHQTGEMLAVAFLDLDRFKTVNDTLGHAVGDQLLQQVTERLRGCLRKCDAVARWGGDEFTLLFPHIGYVEDISKISRRILDALNAPFFIEAQELYISASLGISLAPYDGEDADTLLKNADTAMYRAKQQGRNNYQFYLPEMNTKALEKLGLEADLRKALARDELLLYYQPQIDINTGEIVSLEALIRWQHPHLGLVPPNQFIPLAEETGLICPIGEWVIRTACSQHQAWCEQGLPPIPIAVNLSGRQFQQQGLVKTIEQILQETNIKPCYLEVEITESIAMQDINFTIAILQELRQMGIKIAMDDFGTGYSSLNSIKYFPLHTIKIDQSFVRDLIHDPSDAAIAKAVVALGQGLNLEVLAEGVETLEQLAFLQSIGCDSAQGYLFSKPLPAEATFQLLSNWVPAQQQEQPLNEGNNLENLLSYAQVSEGAEVATQISPAQINENKKPEDILIRSKALEVANQELEQQIIKYKQIEEALRQQNKQEQLMANIAQKICLNSNLEEVLNKIVREVRQFLGVDRLIFYCFEPDWSGSVTVESVAEGWRSLIGIKIEDCCFQEKYVHYYKEGRVRAIEDIYNAVLAPCHINLLAQFQVRANLVVPVLEGDNLWGLLIAQQCREPRHWQQNEISLLNQIAVQAAIAIQQAELYRQLGSAQPQP from the coding sequence ATGCCAGGCCAAGAAAATCTGCTTCATCAAATCACCAATCGCATTCGGCAATCACTAGAGCTGCCAGAGATTTTGAACACAGCTGTGCAAGAAATTGGCTGCTACTTAGAGGTAGACCGAGTCAAGATATATAAATTTGATGCAGATGGCAGTGGCGCAGTCATTGCCGAAAGTATTCAAGAGCAGCACTTACCCTCACTGCTGGGCCTGCATTTTCCTGCCGATGATATTCCCCCTCAAGCTAGGGAAATGTTTCTTAAAGCACGTCAGCGAGTGATTATTGATGTGACCGCTCAGCGGAAAATCCTTAATCAATTGGACTGTGCAGAAACCGGCGAAAATCTAAGCGTTGAAGACACCCGCTACGCGCCGGTTGACGAGTGCCACGTTCAATATCTTTTGGCAATGGGAGTGCTCGCTTCTCTAACCGTGCCGATTGTTTATCAAAACCGGCTTTGGGGACTGCTTGCCATCCACCACGCCGAACCGCGTCGCTTCTCAGATCGAGAGTTGCAAATTGTACAACTATTAGTAGATCAGATATCGATTGCCATTGCTCAATCTAACTTGGTCATTCAAGTGCAGCAGCAGGCACACCACGAAGCCATGATTAATCGAGTGAGCAGCCTCCTCCACTGCCCCCTTAATCAGGCTGAAATCCGGCAAATGGTTCTAGAAGAAACGGTTAAAGCACTGCAAGGTTCTGGCGGGCGGCTACATATTGTTGTTGAACCGGCAGCGCAGCCATCACAAATTTATACTTATGGCGAACAGCCGACGGTGCCGTTTATTGAAGAAACCACCGCCTGGAAAGAACTGATCGGTTGGCAGGAAACGCCGGCAACCCACAGCCCAACTCATGAAGAAATCGCTCTCGCTTGGCAACAAGCAGGAAAATCGCTGATTGCACTCGATCTCAACTCTCCAAGCAGCCCCACCTTCAGCACCAACGGAGTTCCCTCCCCCCAGATCCTCACCACCTTCTCCGGCGACATTCAAGGGCAGTCCCTAGCATTTGCCTTTGAATCCACTCCAATTCGTTCTATCTTGATCATCCCCCTCCAGTATCGGCACCAATGTGTCGGGTGCCTGAGTATTTTTCGCAATGCTTATGATACTGAAGTGATGTGGGCAGGGCGCTACAACCGGGATGAACGGAACCTGCACCCGCGCAACTCATTTGAAGCTTGGCGCGAACTCAAAACAGAGCAAAGTCCAGAATGGACTGCCGATGAAATCAAGCTGGCACAGTCGATTGGGATTCACCTCTATATGGCGCTGATGCAAAAGCGCGTAGAATCTATGCTGCGCCATCAAGCATCCCACGATCGGCTGACAAAGCTTCCCAACCGGCTGCTATTTGACGAACAGCTTTCCCTGGCACTCGCCAACGCGCATCAAACCGGAGAAATGCTAGCGGTAGCATTTCTAGATTTAGATCGCTTCAAAACCGTTAACGATACTTTAGGTCATGCAGTTGGCGATCAGCTATTGCAGCAAGTAACAGAACGCTTACGGGGTTGTCTTCGTAAGTGCGATGCCGTTGCGCGGTGGGGTGGAGATGAATTTACGCTTTTGTTCCCCCATATTGGTTATGTGGAGGACATTAGCAAAATTTCTCGAAGAATTTTGGATGCGCTGAACGCTCCATTTTTTATCGAAGCTCAGGAACTTTATATCAGTGCAAGTTTAGGAATTTCCTTAGCTCCTTATGATGGCGAAGATGCAGACACGCTGCTAAAAAATGCAGATACTGCCATGTATCGAGCTAAGCAGCAGGGGAGAAATAACTATCAGTTTTACTTGCCTGAAATGAACACCAAAGCCCTAGAAAAATTGGGACTGGAAGCCGATTTGCGTAAGGCGTTGGCAAGAGATGAATTGCTGCTGTATTACCAACCTCAAATAGATATTAACACCGGGGAAATTGTCAGCTTAGAGGCGCTAATTCGTTGGCAGCATCCGCATTTGGGATTGGTGCCACCAAATCAATTTATTCCCTTAGCAGAAGAAACAGGACTGATCTGCCCAATTGGGGAATGGGTGATCCGGACTGCGTGCAGCCAGCATCAAGCTTGGTGCGAACAAGGGCTTCCTCCGATTCCTATTGCGGTTAATCTTTCGGGCCGGCAGTTTCAACAGCAAGGTTTGGTTAAAACGATTGAGCAAATTCTGCAAGAAACTAACATCAAGCCTTGTTATCTAGAAGTAGAAATTACTGAAAGTATTGCGATGCAAGACATCAATTTCACCATTGCTATTTTGCAAGAACTGCGGCAAATGGGAATTAAAATTGCAATGGATGATTTTGGTACGGGTTACTCTTCGCTGAATTCTATCAAATATTTTCCCCTACATACCATCAAAATTGATCAGTCGTTTGTGCGGGATCTCATTCACGATCCCAGTGATGCCGCAATTGCGAAAGCCGTTGTTGCTCTCGGACAGGGTTTGAATTTAGAAGTCTTAGCTGAAGGAGTTGAGACGTTAGAACAGTTAGCATTTTTACAGTCAATTGGTTGTGACAGCGCTCAAGGCTATCTGTTTAGCAAACCACTGCCGGCAGAAGCCACTTTTCAACTTTTAAGCAATTGGGTGCCGGCGCAACAACAAGAGCAGCCTTTAAATGAGGGAAACAACTTAGAGAATTTGCTGTCTTATGCACAGGTTAGTGAAGGTGCTGAAGTAGCGACTCAAATATCACCCGCACAAATCAATGAAAACAAAAAACCAGAAGACATTCTGATTCGCAGCAAAGCTCTTGAAGTGGCCAATCAAGAACTTGAACAACAAATTATTAAATACAAGCAGATTGAAGAAGCGCTGCGCCAGCAAAACAAGCAAGAGCAATTAATGGCAAACATTGCTCAAAAAATTTGCTTAAACTCTAACTTAGAAGAAGTTCTAAACAAAATCGTTAGAGAAGTGCGTCAGTTTCTTGGTGTTGATCGGCTTATCTTTTATTGTTTTGAACCGGATTGGAGTGGCAGTGTAACTGTAGAATCTGTTGCAGAAGGCTGGAGATCTCTAATCGGCATAAAAATAGAAGATTGCTGTTTTCAAGAAAAGTACGTCCACTATTACAAAGAAGGGCGAGTGAGAGCGATAGAAGATATTTATAACGCTGTTTTAGCGCCCTGTCACATTAATTTATTGGCTCAGTTTCAGGTCAGAGCCAATTTGGTTGTTCCTGTCCTAGAAGGGGATAATTTGTGGGGACTGTTAATCGCTCAACAGTGTCGCGAACCGCGACACTGGCAGCAAAATGAAATTAGCCTGCTGAACCAAATCGCAGTTCAAGCGGCGATTGCTATCCAGCAAGCTGAACTTTACCGGCAGCTAGGCAGCGCCCAACCGCAGCCGTAG
- a CDS encoding superoxide dismutase, whose amino-acid sequence MAFTLPELPYPADALESGHMSAETFSFHHDKHHAAYVNNLNKQIEGTELADKSLEEIITATFKDSSKAGIFNNAAQVWNHTFFWHCMKPGGGGQPSGALADKINSDLGGYDKFKEEFKNAATTQFGSGWAWLVLDNGTLKVTKTGNAENPLANGQTALLTLDVWEHAYYLDFQNRRPDFIQNFLDHLVNWDFVAENLAKAS is encoded by the coding sequence ATGGCATTTACGCTTCCTGAATTACCGTATCCCGCCGATGCCTTAGAATCAGGTCATATGTCGGCAGAAACTTTTTCGTTCCATCACGACAAGCACCACGCAGCTTACGTGAATAACCTCAACAAACAAATCGAAGGGACGGAACTCGCCGACAAGTCTCTTGAAGAAATTATTACCGCAACTTTTAAAGATTCCAGCAAAGCCGGCATCTTCAACAACGCCGCCCAAGTTTGGAACCACACCTTCTTCTGGCATTGCATGAAACCAGGTGGAGGCGGTCAGCCCTCCGGCGCACTTGCCGATAAAATCAACTCAGACCTCGGCGGCTACGACAAATTCAAAGAAGAGTTCAAAAACGCTGCCACCACCCAATTTGGTAGCGGTTGGGCTTGGCTGGTTTTGGATAACGGCACTCTGAAAGTCACCAAGACTGGCAACGCAGAAAACCCCCTTGCAAACGGGCAAACTGCACTGCTGACTCTGGATGTGTGGGAACACGCCTACTATCTCGACTTCCAAAACCGCCGGCCTGACTTTATTCAAAACTTCCTCGATCACCTAGTTAACTGGGATTTCGTTGCCGAAAACTTGGCTAAAGCTTCCTAA